The Eschrichtius robustus isolate mEscRob2 chromosome 5, mEscRob2.pri, whole genome shotgun sequence DNA window TAGAGCATGACCTTGAGGAAGGCACTTGATTTCCCTGGTTTTGAAAGATTAGCtcctaaaaataaagtataaggaTGTCATAGTGAAGAGATAAACATTTGGGGGGTAAATAATGTTCTAAGACGAACATCTTCAgcagaatttattaaaatattggaaAGCACTACCATAAAACAGAGACCAGGAGTTAAGCAGAGATTCAAGTCCAGACAGTAACCTGgcctgtttcctttcctgtggGTATGTAACCATAACTAGAGCTACTGCTGGCCCCATCAAGACCCTGCATGCATGGTCTAAGTCAAACAGCATATGGTATTTTAATGTCATTTCTGAAAAAATAGCTGATTTACGTGGCAAACATCATAGAACCTATGTAAAAGCATTCATTCTTACAGATTTTTACTTcttgaagaaacaaaacatagTGTCATGGAAATATATGTCAGAAGGTTGGGTTCTAATTCCTGTTCTGACGGTGGTGTGATAACGGTGAGTTCTTTCACCTCAATAAacctccatttccttatctgaaCACTGAGGGGATCAAGTCTGATTGCCGTTAAAATGCCCACAGGAGCCAGAAGCAGCCTGACTTTAAGATGATAAAGTTATCTGATACTGGGGGTCCTGTAGGGTACTGAAAACTGTCATAGCCTGCAAAGAGCACGTCTCCTACTGGGGTCAGTCAGCAACAGTGGATTGTCTCCAGGTGGGAATGCAGGCCCTGTGTTACCATATTGTCAGATTTTTTTGGGAAAATACAGAAATTCAGGTTTTTGTGTCAAATATCCtggttttaaatgttggcaactaatctaaaataggggaaaaaaaaaaaagaccaccccGAAGGCCAAACTAATCATACACATGAATGGATTGGGTCCTTTGGCCGCCATTTTGTGACCTCCGAATGGAAGCCTCCAGTCTCTCCCCGCCCTGTGGTCCTACCggaggatggaggaggagggtCATCCTGGGGCCACACGGCACTAACCCTCCGCACAACTCTAATGAATCTTTTTTTCACTCGGTTTCATTAACATATGAATACAGTAGGGAATCAGGGCAACCACAGTCAGTGGGATGGACGCACTTTTACAGAAAGACAGCACGTAAAATAAATACTCCGTGTGAGTCGGGATCTTGATGAAATGGTAGAGCTGCATTGTGGTCAACGAGGCCAGGGTGCAGAGCAGCCGGAAGCTCAGCCTATAGCCGTTTTCCCCTCGGCAGCTCCTAAGGAACATCTCCGAGTTGATTGCAAAGCCCAAGCCAAAGAGGACCCCAAGGTTTCTCACGAGTCCAGCAAAAGGCGTGGTGTCAATGTGGATCCAGTCAGGGTTGGCACACCACTTCTTGGCTATGGGCACGGACCACAGCAGGTCAATGTCAAGCAGTCTGAGAAGCAGGTAAAAGCCAAGTGCaaacaggaagaggaagaggttgGTCTTCAAGTATGTGCTCAGGCTGGCCGTTTGGATCCTTGGAGTGTGTTCAAAGGCCTCTGCCACAAGCATGCCTGGGGATTGGAAAGAGACACTGAAGATAACCGTGTGCCTTTGAGCCTCTCAGGAATTATTCCTCTCTGCATTAAAGAATTTAGCCATAGTTTTCAGTGATAAAGGGCTGTAGAAACCTAGGTTCTATCCATTTTCCAAAGCCCTTTTTTAAGGCAATAACTAAAACCACACTTGCCCCATGGTCTTTTCACCATCCACATTAGTGCAGGGGGCTGGGTCAGGAGTCCAGGGCACTGAGTGACAACCACTTTATAGGCAGAGCACTGATCTAGGTGCTTGCAATTAATTTTTCAATTGCCACAGCCAATTAACGTAGAGAGCCTTTAAAAGGTACATGGGGCTGAACAGTGTAAACTCAGTCATGGTGAATGCTGCCTTGGAAATACAAAGCAGCTGCTGAATGAAGTCCACAGTCAGGTAATAATCACTGCAGGTATTtcagagagagtggcatggtgtGCAGGTTGGAAGGCCTTATTAAATCCCCCAAACCGAGACACAAGCACGCCATCCTAAGTGGTGGTTTGGGAGTTGGACTCAGCTCTAGCCACATTTCAGAGAAGCCCATCTCACTAAGAGGTAATGGGTTTATCCTACTGAGTGAGAATGTGCCATTGTGTCCATGGAGACTTTGAAAGGTGTGAGGAACCACTTAAGCTCCCAGGGTAGCATTAAGTATCAGTGGCTTGACAGGATTACCTGAGATTGGGGAACATTAGCAGAGAGAGTCAACATAAAACAAATGACAGTAAAGCGTTCAATGACACAACTAAAGGTAAGTGATCATATTTACCACCAATTACTCCAAGAATAACTTGATGAGGAAAATGTGTTGCTATGAATACTCTGGAGATGCAGACACTGATTTGAATCAACCAAAAAAGACTCCAAAGAAATGACCAGGTGAGTCTACGatggaagaatagatacaagcataaaaggcaaagaaattgtATCATTCAtaaaaacggggggggggggggagggaggtgacACCAGATGATCTTTCTCAGAGGAATCTTCTAGCTGTGATATAATATCATGATTCTAGAGTTTTTTCTTCCAGAATATTTTTCTATGTACTCCATAGGATTTGAAAAGCTTTAACAGATGTTTCTACATTCATCAATGCATTAAACTTAACCAGTGGTATATCCTGAGATTTTAATAAATGCTATAAAAGGAAGCCAACTTGGCatcctgaaaattattttaatgaagtagGGGAAATTCAAGTTTGGGGGAATTATTAATGTCCACAACGATCAAGAAtgaattatatgtattttttactcCTTGTCACATGtgcttcctctttcctctctcagCCTCTCTTTGCTTGAAGAAAACTCACTGGAGAGGCAGCTGCCACGCTGATAAAAACACATGAGCATTCCATCAAGGGCAAGTTTTCACTGGGTTTAATTTCACAGACTCTCAAGAGTCCTGGCTCCTTGTTTTTTGACACGTAGAAAATAAGGAACAGAAAAGTGACCTATGGGTTATATGTCTTGGATTAGAAGCAGCAGTGTGCAgaaaacttataaaaatatttaaatccaaGCAATGCTCATCATTTTAATACAAAAAGAATTAGCAATAATGAGTTCTAGGAATCCTTGAGTGTTCTGAATGATTTGTTCCTGATAATTGGACCAAACTTTGATTACTGAAAAATTAAGGAATAGAGAGAAACAA harbors:
- the G6PC2 gene encoding glucose-6-phosphatase 2 isoform X1, whose translation is MDFLHRNGVLIIQHLQKDYRAYYSFLNFMSNVGDPRNIFSIYFPLWFQLNQAVGTKMIWVAVVGDWFNLIFKWILFGHRPYWWVQETQIYPNHSSPCLEQFPTTCETGPGSPSGHAMGSSCVWYVMVTAALGHTISRMDKSFTTLHRLTWSFLWSLFWLIQISVCISRVFIATHFPHQVILGVIGGMLVAEAFEHTPRIQTASLSTYLKTNLFLFLFALGFYLLLRLLDIDLLWSVPIAKKWCANPDWIHIDTTPFAGLVRNLGVLFGLGFAINSEMFLRSCRGENGYRLSFRLLCTLASLTTMQLYHFIKIPTHTEYLFYVLSFCKSASIPLTVVALIPYCIHMLMKPSEKKIH